Genomic DNA from Mycobacteroides chelonae CCUG 47445:
TGCGCAACCTCCTGAACCTGCCGCTCAACTTCATCCTCGCTGCTGGTTTTGAGTGGGGAATCGCCCTGCAGCACCTGGAATTCCGGAAGATCTGGACAAAGGAAACTCGCGAGGCGACCAAGCAGCGGGTACGCGAACTGGTTGTCTCAGCAGGCGCGCAGGTCTTCAAGGATTACGTCGCGTTCCCGGCGATCACGGCGCTCTCGCCAGGGGCGACTTACCGCTCGACGCTGACCTCCACCGCGACGGCCAACCTGATCCGCAATTTCTGGTCCAATGCCGTCATCTTCTGCGGGCATTTTCCGGACGGTGCGGAGAAGTTCTCCGTGACCGACATGGAGAACGAGACGCGGGGTCAGTGGTATCTGCGCCAGCTGCTGGGCAGCGCGAACTTCGATGCGGGTCCAACGATGCGACTGATGAGCGGCAACCTGTGTCATCAGATCGAACATCATCTCTACCCGGATCTGCCGAGCAACCGGCTGCATGAGATCTCGCTACGGGTACGGGAGATCTGCGATCGCTATGACCTGCCGTACACCACCGGATCGATGCTGTTCCAGTATGCGAAGACCTGGCGCACCATTGCCAAACTCTCGTTGCCGGATCGGTTCCTACATGCGACCGCGGACAATGCACCGGAGACTCGTAGTGAGCGCATGTTCGTTGTC
This window encodes:
- a CDS encoding fatty acid desaturase family protein, with the protein product MAITDISAFAHLTSEDVENLAVELDGLRREIEESRGTRDARYIRRTIAAQRALELTGRALLAASKKRSAWWAGTLTLAVAKIIENMEIGHNVMHGQWDWMNDPEIHSSTWEWDMAGASKHWRFTHNVEHHKYTNILDLDDDVGYGILRVTRDESWKVRNLLNLPLNFILAAGFEWGIALQHLEFRKIWTKETREATKQRVRELVVSAGAQVFKDYVAFPAITALSPGATYRSTLTSTATANLIRNFWSNAVIFCGHFPDGAEKFSVTDMENETRGQWYLRQLLGSANFDAGPTMRLMSGNLCHQIEHHLYPDLPSNRLHEISLRVREICDRYDLPYTTGSMLFQYAKTWRTIAKLSLPDRFLHATADNAPETRSERMFVVLEPPVAEANSVPRRGLKTAIAMVRERRRTKVSV